The proteins below are encoded in one region of Candidatus Poribacteria bacterium:
- a CDS encoding SDR family oxidoreductase — protein MDLGLAGKVAVITGGSEGIGKGIAQRLCEEGAKVAICARREDVLEEAAQEIRDATGGEVLAVAADVTIAGTLENFISQTVDKYGKIDILVNNAGKSAGGNFEQVTDAEWYEDLDLKLMGAVRCARLAIPHMRPTGGGRIINVTHPGGKQPDAGSVPTSVSRAAGIAMTKALSKELLADKILVNTVCLTSIKSAQGERSWRADGSPGTIDEYWEARGAEHPLGRLGEPTEVGDLVAFLVSDRASYITGTAINIDGGLSAVV, from the coding sequence ATGGATCTAGGATTGGCAGGAAAGGTTGCCGTCATCACAGGCGGTAGTGAAGGCATTGGCAAGGGCATCGCCCAACGGCTCTGCGAAGAGGGCGCGAAGGTCGCGATCTGCGCTCGTCGTGAGGATGTCTTGGAAGAGGCAGCACAAGAGATTAGGGACGCAACGGGCGGCGAAGTGCTCGCAGTCGCTGCCGATGTGACAATCGCCGGAACACTCGAAAATTTTATCAGCCAAACGGTTGATAAGTACGGAAAGATCGATATTTTGGTCAATAACGCGGGCAAATCTGCGGGCGGAAATTTTGAACAGGTCACCGATGCGGAATGGTATGAGGATCTCGATCTCAAGTTGATGGGAGCGGTGCGCTGTGCGCGGTTGGCTATCCCTCACATGAGACCAACCGGTGGCGGACGCATTATCAATGTCACGCACCCCGGTGGCAAACAGCCGGACGCAGGCTCTGTCCCAACCTCTGTCAGTCGAGCGGCAGGCATTGCGATGACAAAAGCGCTCTCCAAAGAGTTGCTCGCCGACAAGATTCTCGTCAACACGGTTTGCTTGACCTCGATCAAGAGTGCGCAGGGTGAACGTTCTTGGAGAGCGGATGGCTCGCCCGGCACAATTGACGAGTATTGGGAAGCAAGGGGAGCGGAGCATCCGCTCGGTCGCTTGGGCGAACCGACTGAGGTCGGCGATCTCGTGGCTTTCCTCGTCTCAGATCGGGCTTCATACATAACGGGGACAGCGATCAATATTGATGGAGGCTTGTCAGCGGTTGTTTAG
- a CDS encoding T9SS type A sorting domain-containing protein: MIQRIRANVPDDFLILCNSNWAKLPITGSYINGGFMETGRDGYDVYQNKTLAEIEDALLWYEANVREPRINCLRGEGIPTEPADSPTNRRFMRLFTTMSLTLSDGYTLYTTGRFAQEHFWYDFWDTDLGRPVGPTAQRYQEDIESLYIREFTNGWAVYNRSGESQTITLPSSATSVSDRGSTAASVTHLLPDLDGEIYLKAKNPADVNGDGSVNILDLVHVANSLGQSSPDPNGDGVVNILDLVFVAGMFGQTAAAPSAHLQASEMLTAVEVRQWLTDARSLEVSDPIMKRGIMVLEQLLVFLTPKETELLSNYPNPFNPETWIPYRLAEDAFVTLTIYDGSGRVVRRFDVGHQIASAYESRSKAIYWEGTNELGERVASGVYFYHLSAGDYSATRRMLVIK; the protein is encoded by the coding sequence ATGATTCAAAGGATTCGTGCTAATGTCCCTGACGATTTTCTGATTCTTTGCAATTCAAATTGGGCTAAACTCCCAATCACAGGTTCCTATATCAATGGCGGTTTCATGGAAACGGGTCGTGATGGCTACGATGTTTACCAAAACAAAACACTTGCTGAAATTGAAGATGCGCTCCTATGGTATGAAGCAAACGTAAGAGAACCACGAATTAACTGCTTGAGGGGCGAGGGGATTCCCACTGAGCCGGCAGATAGCCCAACGAATCGTCGTTTCATGCGTTTATTCACCACAATGAGCCTTACCCTTTCTGATGGATACACGTTGTATACTACAGGACGCTTTGCCCAAGAGCACTTCTGGTATGATTTCTGGGATACCGATCTCGGACGACCTGTTGGACCCACAGCGCAGCGCTATCAAGAAGATATTGAGAGCTTGTATATCCGCGAGTTCACCAACGGTTGGGCGGTTTATAACCGGAGTGGGGAATCTCAGACAATCACGCTGCCGTCATCTGCGACCTCTGTATCCGATAGGGGAAGCACAGCTGCATCCGTCACCCACTTGCTACCTGACCTTGACGGTGAAATCTATCTCAAAGCTAAAAACCCCGCCGATGTCAACGGTGATGGGAGTGTCAACATCTTAGACTTGGTGCACGTCGCCAACAGCCTCGGTCAATCCTCCCCTGATCCCAATGGCGATGGGGTGGTCAACATTCTGGATTTGGTCTTTGTTGCGGGTATGTTTGGGCAGACAGCAGCCGCACCTTCAGCGCATCTACAAGCATCTGAGATGCTCACAGCGGTAGAGGTGAGGCAGTGGTTGACCGACGCACGGTCTCTGGAGGTTAGCGATCCAATCATGAAGAGGGGGATTATGGTACTTGAACAACTTTTGGTATTCCTAACACCAAAGGAGACGGAACTGTTGTCCAACTATCCGAATCCGTTTAACCCGGAAACGTGGATACCGTATCGGTTAGCGGAGGACGCTTTTGTCACCCTGACCATCTATGATGGGAGCGGTCGAGTCGTCCGTAGGTTTGATGTTGGGCATCAGATTGCGTCTGCCTACGAGAGTCGGTCGAAAGCAATCTACTGGGAGGGCACAAACGAACTAGGTGAGCGGGTGGCAAGCGGTGTGTATTTCTATCACCTGTCTGCCGGGGATTATTCCGCCACGCGGCGGATGTTGGTTATCAAGTAG
- a CDS encoding leucine-rich repeat domain-containing protein — translation MSSEAAITQQEMLLLDKLIARDAEIKDLTGLEYAIRVREIFLERNQVRDITPLRGLTNLEVLYLSVNPISDLSPLSGIVSLQRLDLAEIPIQDLSIVSNLTQLEGLGLALCELTDITPLTNLTKLRFLDLAENRIVDVGPLANLTALEELRIQKNLIVDFSPIQGISFHILRRDEECALPDPPIQDRIQSRTFPSIVQLFGDATVNLTALSYEDRLAYHDLWGMGLPFDLRFDVRSPWDRLVGEVDRAIAKREELLAKNPNMIFLVDLRLRSAGSGHYPEDGHGHYPEDWFGWLRDENGNRIKTSRDPAKTGSFIDFTQPAVQDVIVQQAISVAQCGLYDGIMFDGG, via the coding sequence TTGTCATCTGAAGCTGCGATTACCCAGCAGGAGATGCTACTATTAGACAAACTTATTGCCAGGGATGCCGAAATAAAAGATCTTACCGGGTTGGAATATGCGATTCGTGTGAGAGAGATATTCCTCGAAAGAAATCAAGTCCGAGACATCACTCCATTGAGAGGGTTGACAAACTTGGAGGTTCTATACCTTTCAGTCAATCCAATTTCCGATTTGTCCCCCTTGTCCGGCATCGTTTCACTCCAACGCCTCGACCTTGCCGAGATACCGATACAGGACCTTTCAATCGTTTCAAACCTCACACAGTTAGAAGGGTTAGGGCTTGCGCTGTGTGAGTTAACAGATATTACGCCGCTTACGAACCTGACAAAGCTGAGATTTCTTGATTTAGCTGAGAATCGGATTGTGGATGTAGGTCCCCTTGCCAATTTAACGGCACTAGAAGAACTGAGAATCCAGAAGAATCTGATTGTCGATTTTAGTCCAATTCAAGGGATATCGTTTCACATACTTCGACGCGATGAGGAGTGTGCGCTGCCAGATCCTCCGATTCAAGACCGAATCCAAAGTCGGACGTTTCCATCTATTGTTCAACTCTTTGGTGATGCAACAGTGAATCTGACTGCATTATCATACGAAGACCGCCTTGCATATCACGATCTTTGGGGGATGGGCCTTCCTTTTGACCTCCGTTTCGACGTGCGGTCACCGTGGGATCGACTGGTAGGTGAGGTAGATCGTGCAATAGCCAAGCGGGAGGAACTCCTCGCCAAAAATCCGAATATGATTTTCCTCGTTGACCTACGATTACGGAGTGCTGGAAGTGGCCACTACCCCGAAGATGGACATGGCCACTACCCCGAAGATTGGTTCGGCTGGCTGAGAGACGAAAATGGAAACCGTATCAAAACCTCGCGTGATCCCGCTAAGACTGGTTCCTTTATTGATTTCACACAGCCCGCCGTTCAAGACGTCATTGTTCAACAAGCGATTTCCGTGGCACAGTGTGGGTTATATGACGGTATCATGTTCGACGGGGGCTGA